The DNA segment taatagttgaattatagagaatgttgcatatgaacatgaaatgtattaaattgataattaaatttatttatttagatccggaagattcaaatacgaagctagatcgaggaaaggaaaaagttcgggattagtagatttttattgtttacaaacaagtatcaaggtaagttcatgtaacttgaattatattcttaaatgcttaaaatgcatgtttttgatatgaatatgatttgaatgttcattatatgaaatttatgaaacattgatatatttgataaaaggggaagaaatcccggttgaatgaaaggaaaattcgatggatctctgaaaaggaattgacggtaaaaaggatctagcccggacgggtgatcctatcttgatatagccctcccaaagaatatgtgtaaaatggaattagcccggacgggtaatctgaattagggtctgaatttagcctggactggtaattcagatccaagctcattagagtaattgtcgttgcaggggatttagcctggactggtaatcctgacaatactctatgagtttatattgcaggggatttagcctggactggtaatcccgctgccaggttgaggttcgcgggagtgtgctctctgaaatggaaatgtgcgcatatgaatatgaattgacagacccggaattgtacactaaaagtgtacctctgaaaatccatcgaaatttcgataaattcaacgggataaatatggaaaaataacaaggaaatggaaatcatggtattgacgagctcatcaatcatggtatatatatattattgatacatggaaattattgtactaacttgaatgttgagtttgtgcatgttagggtaataatgcattgaatggatatatgaatgtttattatattgtattgaaaatattaggtaagtataattcttgttacatgagcttactaagcacaaagtgcttaccccgtttcctttttccctgtttatagtgttaagagctcggaggtcagatttggtcggagacacttcacactgtcaacctcaggatttcggtatataaagaaactttattttggaaatcaatggcatgtataagctaacaaagtaaatgttaacgtgaaatgaatgtaaagttagccattactatggttaacaaacctggttttagatatgtgatgacgttatcttatcttataaatatgcatgaatttatcttgaaaatatgttgaattgatttggttgatgtggattggtctcgatttaatattgcagggaaggttagatatttataaaggggctatattgaatataaaaaaaatttaattcgtaaactctggtaatgcctcgtaccctattccggcaatgaatacagGTAGGGGTATTagattttctcttttgtttttacCCATTTTGGTCTGGTTCTTTGTTCCTCTTCTCTTCTGCACCGGTGAGtttatctttttcttctcttcttcttctaattgttcattatgcttttgtttttattttctgaaCTGCTGGGGTCTGGAGGGGACGATTTCCTGGTGATTTCATTTACCCATATTTTTGTTTTCTAACACGCGGCACCCAGCTATATGATCATTTTTAAGTTGTTGGGATTGTGATTTTTGATTCGGCACCTTAATAAATTGGGCGtgatattgtttttattattcaCCAACTTGTTGGATTTCCCATCCGTTTGTTCTTTCTCAAAGGGATCTGCATATTTCTTCTCTGTAAACCTTTCTTCTGCCTTCGCTCCCTTGCTCAGCAGCTCATCCTTTTCATTCTGATTTGAGAGCCCGAGTTTCTTTTGCACTGTTATGGTCTTGGTACTGGTACTGGAACTCTTCTCTAGTATGTTGGCTATTTTTTGTTGTGCTCTGTTTTATTATTGGCTACTCGACAAGTCACTGCCTTGGcactttttttaatagaaaagggGAGGACGAGGGTGCAGCGTAGGGTTGATTGACGATGTGGGTgaagttttgtttttctttgatttcgatttatttttaatatgataaaGTTTATGCCTCGTATTTAATTGTTAATGTGTATATTTCTTCATATTAATGGTTGAAATCATGGTTTAATTGTATGGATTTAAGGGGAGTATTGAGTTAACTAAATCGAAAGGTGTTACTTGTCAGGTTCAATGCTAATTGTAACTTAAAAGGAAAATTGATAAAATGCTTTTAACCAAATCTGCTTAGACCTTGAATTTGCTAGTAAATGTTGTAAGATTAAGCTAAGTAAGGATGGAATTAACCTAAGTAAATTGCTAGTAAATGGTTCACATTAGGTTGTTTGCTTTGTATTACTGCTAATTCTTACCACTTACCAACTTTTATCAGTGTCCGTCATATAGCAGTAATGATCCATAAAAGCGTTTATAATGAGACATGAGATTAGACTGCATACAAATATAACCTCCTGAATGTTGAACTGTGGTTTCTGGAATGGTTAGATGTGTATTTTTAGTGCTCTACGTCTAAGATATTGCTTTTGTAAGTGTTATGATGGCACTAAAAATAACAAAGGAAAACTTCATTTTACAAGTCAACTAATGTACACTATTAATTTAGGTGcctcttttttgtttttgcaCTTTATGAACACGAGGAAAAGGGTATATTCTTAACCATTGTGGAATTCAAATACGTTTGATCTGTTTGTTTGACAATGAGCAGTGGTGTTgcaatttcatgatttttgaCTAGCTGGCCATAGTTTAGTCTTGATATCCTGcaagaatattatttttaaatcatttgaagTCTAAAGAGCTCCCATCTTTATCTTTCCTATTATTAAACACAAATATAGAGCAAAAAAGAAAGGTGAAAATTCTATCCTTTGTATTCCTCAAATGGCCATACAGAGCAAATTTGCACAAACCGAGATGTGGTTTCCAACATTCTGTATGAACCAACTAGCTTGCTTAGATCCCCTGTATGGAGAGGAGCTTCCTAGATGAGCAGGTGTCAGCAAAGTTACTTGTTAGTACAATTAAAGGGACTAGAAAATCTTTGCTATTATGTCGATCATTTTACATGAGTATTTTAGAGGAATATGTGGTTGTAATTCAATAAGCCGTTTAATTTTGTGTATATATTGACATCTTATTTAAGTTGAAAGGATAGTTTATTGTTGAATTAGGAGTGCAAATTGAATTTAGTCAGAAATTCATTTATGCTAACAAGGATGTGGCAAGTTTTATTAAAGATGTTGCTAacaatatagaaaaatatatttattattgtgCTTAAGAAGAAAAGTGATTGTTGAAACATGAGTCAGTGAAATGTTAGGTTGGAATCTTCTTACCaatctctcttttttcttttaccCAAGACACAGAGTTTAATTAATGCAGAATTCAACTTGTTTTTTGTCCTAAAAAAAGCTGCTTATTCCCTAAATCCAATTCTGCATGTTATTTATGTTTTAGATACAGCACCTTTTAATAGATATAGCACCTTTTATATTAATAGCGTTACGTAGTTCTTATTAGAAAATGAGACTCCAATTACTTGTAATTTGCCATTTCATTTCTTGATGCAATTCGAGATCCAAAATACAAATTTTCGCACCcatcaaatggttagatgttttatttatatgtgatttttttaaaataataaagtataagttctttaattgataatttttataaaaaaatttcttgaattaattgtttgttatattatgacatgtatattatcttgttgattctggatatcctcaaatgaaaggttatcttggaccatatagaggttaacgatatcatttacctgactTTCGTAGAGGTAGACCGGTATCTGGTTCACATTCATTATTACGTAGtgtgattgaacgaacttttggtgttttgaaaaaaaaatgggccattttaagggatatgccaagttatagttttgaaaagcaaACGATGATCGTTGTTGCTACAATAACGATACACAATTTTATCCGAAAACATGTCGGTCGAAATGATGCAGATTTTATGGAATACGAAGATATTAACTGGGCATATGAGAATATTATTCATTCAGAAAATGCGCATGGTCGAGAAAgtgatgatgatgacgacgacgatgatgatggtgatgacggtgaatcaaacaattcaagtgattttgaaatggaattaacaagagatgctatagcttctagtttaatgaattcactttatattgatgctattgtaaaatttttagtatttatatttggtatataaatattatccctttttgagactttaatccaaatatatgtaatattttaatttgttaggtttatgttttctatgttatgttaatatctaatatgaattatatattcatagtatattttaaaataaaataatacaaatgtgttaaaacattaattaaaaataaaaaaataatttttaaaataatacaattctgtcaatatctaattacaaatatttaattattatattttaatattttaatatagtttatatattctaattaaatttaataaataattaatattaattacttagaaatatttaaaagtaatattatatattaattttttaacaataagttataataaattattttatattattgataaaatatcataatattaactaatttaaacattatttaaatacatatttgctactttataatatcatgtctaaaatagacattttatttcccCAAAGCACTTTTTAACAGTAATACCAAACACCTAAAattctcaaaagcacttctcaaaagcacttttccacaacactttttaaaagtatttttcaaaagcattgccaaacACACCCTTAATCCGATTCAACTTATTCATATAAACATGCCAACCGCTTTTTTGTCTCATTCAAATTAATATACCTATCAACTCCTGATTCAATTAATACAATGGTTGATCAAATTTCAATAAACTCTAACATTTGATacgtaataatattattttatatttattaaaaataatcataattaataaataattttgaaatacaaATAGTCACATATTGACAATATCTTCACTTTAGAAATTAACAACTAAAACaagcaaattactatttttcttttttttttaaaattatcaaccCTGAAACAAATAATTGAATAACttgtcaaaaaatttattataaatccTTTTTTCTCAATGACAATTAAACccaaaccaaattaaaaaaaaagagaggaggaaaTAACCCGAAGTTAGAAACCCTAAAACTAAAAGCGATTTTGGATCTGGAAATGCGAAGCTGAGGGTGAACCATGAGCGGCGATACTAGTGATTCCTCCAGTTACTTTGATGGGCGAGAGCCAGATGGACTGATCAGGGCCCTCGTCCAGAAATGGCCGGATACCGATGGTAAAATGACGCTCGGTTTGCGCTTTATTGATCTGGAAATGAATAAAGTCTTTATTAAGGCGATGCCACCTGATGCTCCTTCAGGTTCCACTGCCGTTTCCTGTGGCAACCACGTTTACGTTATTGGGGGAATGCACGAAAATGAAGCTAATTTTCGTGGTTATGATGGAGTAAACGATGTTTTCCAATTAGATTTGAAGGACCTTGAACGTGGGTGGAGAAAAACTACTTCTATGTTGTTCCCTTGGGCTTTTCCCCCGGTTCTTGCTGCTGAAGGAAAGATATACGTCTTCGAATATTGGGGTTCTGAATCTTTTGGCGAGGTTTACGATATAAGTGGGGATTTTTGGGAAACATTGTCGCCCCCTCCGGAAGCTATCGATATATGTGTTCCTGTTCTAGATTCTTCCCGATCTCGGATTTTGGTGCACTGCCATGCCGGTGATACTGTTTACGCTTATTACTATGATCGTAAATCATgggtttgcctcgaacaaaaatTTTGTTACTGGTCTGACTCAGCGACAATTGTGGACGATGTGCTGTATACTGTCCTTGATAATTATTCTTGTTCTTTGGAGGCGTATAATTTGCTTGATAAGAAACATTTGCCCGTCAAATGGTCATCGGCAGTTCCAGTGACTCCACCACAGGGTTGCACTCTGTATCGTTTGGGCAGTGGCAAGCTTATTTTGGGTTGGGTCAACCATCTCCATACTTTCGAGTATATAAGATTTAATATTTGGTGCAACGAGCAGGGAGGGATTCATGTAGCTGCAGAGCATCAATCTGCCATCATTGTTCCATATCCCAAAGATATTTGTAATTTATGGTTCTTCTGAATGAAGGTTAGAGCCCCCTTCATATCACTACTACATCATAATTATTCATTTGCCAATGTTGCTTGCCATTACATTTGGTTTGCTCTAAATGAAGGTTAGTGCCCCCTTCACATCACTACCACATCTTAATTGTTCCCATCCTTGTAAATTGACGGATTTTTCATTTGCCAATACCGTTTGTCATTGCATTTTGTTTGCTCTTGTTGTTGCTAAGAAGTTGATAGTGAGCCTGGAACTTCCTGTATAAAACT comes from the Gossypium hirsutum isolate 1008001.06 chromosome A06, Gossypium_hirsutum_v2.1, whole genome shotgun sequence genome and includes:
- the LOC107962514 gene encoding putative F-box/kelch-repeat protein At2g29800 produces the protein MSGDTSDSSSYFDGREPDGLIRALVQKWPDTDGKMTLGLRFIDLEMNKVFIKAMPPDAPSGSTAVSCGNHVYVIGGMHENEANFRGYDGVNDVFQLDLKDLERGWRKTTSMLFPWAFPPVLAAEGKIYVFEYWGSESFGEVYDISGDFWETLSPPPEAIDICVPVLDSSRSRILVHCHAGDTVYAYYYDRKSWVCLEQKFCYWSDSATIVDDVLYTVLDNYSCSLEAYNLLDKKHLPVKWSSAVPVTPPQGCTLYRLGSGKLILGWVNHLHTFEYIRFNIWCNEQGGIHVAAEHQSAIIVPYPKDICNLWFF